The Lutibacter sp. Hel_I_33_5 genome has a window encoding:
- a CDS encoding SCO family protein — protein sequence MTKKYSYVGISFIILIFGIYSVPKIVDRFKKADLHTFNKVPAFEFINQNGKTITNKSFEGKVYVVEFFFTTCPTICPIMNRNMVTIQDAFFGNPEFGIASISITPEIDTPATLKEYAKNFGITHKNWHLLTGKSDDVVFALSNSGFKLFAGKGEDNHGGFEHSGLFALVDKNGFIRSRKDEIGNPIMYYRAIEEHGFKDQIAELKEDIKLLLNE from the coding sequence ATGACTAAAAAATATTCATACGTCGGGATATCATTTATCATACTTATATTCGGAATTTATTCTGTTCCTAAAATTGTAGATCGGTTTAAAAAAGCAGACTTACATACGTTTAATAAAGTACCAGCTTTTGAGTTTATCAATCAAAATGGAAAAACTATTACCAATAAAAGTTTTGAAGGAAAAGTGTATGTTGTTGAATTCTTTTTTACAACATGCCCAACTATTTGTCCGATTATGAATAGAAATATGGTGACCATTCAAGATGCTTTTTTTGGAAACCCAGAATTCGGAATTGCTTCAATATCGATTACACCAGAAATAGATACACCAGCAACGTTAAAAGAATATGCTAAGAATTTTGGAATAACGCATAAAAACTGGCATTTGTTAACTGGTAAATCAGATGATGTTGTTTTTGCATTATCGAATAGCGGTTTTAAATTATTCGCAGGAAAAGGAGAAGATAATCATGGAGGTTTTGAACATTCTGGTTTGTTTGCTTTAGTGGATAAAAATGGATTTATTAGATCTAGAAAAGATGAGATTGGGAATCCAATTATGTATTATAGAGCTATAGAAGAACATGGATTTAAAGATCAAATAGCTGAATTAAAAGAAGATATAAAATTACTGTTAAATGAATAA
- a CDS encoding DUF420 domain-containing protein, which produces MNNEAREKKDKRLITIVSIIIPVVVAALFGVNLKKLGFDVEPLTFLPPIYASINGLTAVLIIAAVVAIKKGNRRLHEQLNTSAIACSVLFLVLYVAYHMTSDSTKFGGERIIKYIYYFILITHIVLSIIIIPFVLTTYLRAITGKFPEHKKIAKITFPLWLYVAISGVVVYLMISPYYG; this is translated from the coding sequence ATGAATAATGAAGCACGCGAGAAAAAAGATAAAAGACTAATCACCATAGTTTCAATTATAATACCAGTTGTAGTTGCAGCACTTTTTGGAGTGAATCTAAAAAAGTTAGGCTTCGATGTAGAACCATTAACTTTTTTACCACCAATTTATGCATCTATAAATGGATTAACAGCTGTACTTATAATTGCGGCCGTTGTAGCTATAAAAAAAGGGAATAGAAGATTACATGAACAATTAAATACTTCTGCAATAGCATGTTCAGTGCTGTTTTTGGTTTTGTATGTAGCATACCATATGACATCAGATTCTACAAAATTTGGTGGAGAAAGAATTATAAAATATATCTATTATTTTATACTTATTACACATATAGTATTATCAATAATTATCATTCCTTTTGTATTAACAACGTATTTAAGAGCAATTACTGGTAAGTTTCCAGAACATAAAAAAATTGCAAAAATTACGTTTCCGCTTTGGTTATATGTGGCAATTTCGGGCGTTGTTGTTTATTTAATGATATCTCCATATTATGGGTAA